Proteins encoded by one window of Leopardus geoffroyi isolate Oge1 chromosome X, O.geoffroyi_Oge1_pat1.0, whole genome shotgun sequence:
- the TASL gene encoding TLR adapter interacting with SLC15A4 on the lysosome, giving the protein MLSEGYLSGLAYQKDIHWSCSSYNEQVAEEEGETKSATHSYCSVDETQVRSLYVSCKSSDKFMSSVHASESQHSGKQRTIMLQTNPNPVFESPSLAAVEICRDSSRETYLVPPSCKSICKNYNDLHIAGDQVMAINSVTTDFPPESSFDYGPLLKSSEIPLPMEDSIPTQPSDFPQKPIQRYSSYWRITSVKEKSSLQMQKPVSNAVLNEYLEQKLLELYKQYIMDIEFHDSSPTQILASELIMTSVDQISLQVSREKNLETSKAKDIVINCLLQLVSGEISTPSLRISQYSNVNP; this is encoded by the coding sequence ATGCTGTCAGAAGGGTATCTCAGCGGACTTGCCTACCAGAAGGACATCCACTGGAGCTGTTCATCTTATAATGAGCAGGTggctgaggaggaaggagagacaaaatctgCCACTCATTCCTATTGCTCTGTGGATGAGACTCAAGTCCGAAGTCTGTACGTGAGCTGCAAATCCTCAGACAAGTTTATGTCTTCAGTGCACGCGAGCGAGAGCCAACACAGCGGAAAGCAGAGAACCATAATGCTGCAGACAAACCCCAATCCTGTGTTTGAAAGCCCCAGCCTGGCTGCAGTGGAAATATGTAGAGACTCGAGCAGAGAGACCTACTTGGTTCCACCTTCCTGTAAGAGTATTTGCAAGAATTACAATGACTTACATATTGCAGGTGACCAGGTGATGGCTATTAATTCAGTGACGACGGATTTCCCCCCTGAGAGCAGTTTTGACTATGGCCCTTTGCTGAAATCATCTGAGATTCCTTTGCCCATGGAGGATTCCATTCCCACTCAGCCCAGCGACTTTCCCCAGAAACCGATCCAGCGGTATTCGTCGTACTGGAGAATAACCAGCGTCAAAGAGAAAAGCAGCCTGCAAATGCAGAAGCCAGTTTCTAACGCAGTGCTGAACGAGTACTTGGAGCAGAAACTGCTAGAATTATACAAGCAGTACATTATGGACATTGAGTTTCATGACAGTTCTCCCACCCAGATTCTGGCGTCTGaactcatcatgacaagtgtggACCAAATTAGTCTCCAAGTGTCCAGAGAGAAGAATCTGGAGACCTCCAAAGCCAAGGACATAGTCATTAACTGCCTATTACAGCTGGTATCGGGTGAAATTAGCACACCTAGTCTCCGTATTTCTCAGTACAGCAACGTCAATCCATAG